In Bacillus kexueae, the following proteins share a genomic window:
- the ezrA gene encoding septation ring formation regulator EzrA produces MEVVIGLILLLFLTFGTGYYFRRNIYREVDRLERWKIDIMNKSIMDEFSKVKELKMTGQTEEFFEKWRKEWDDIITSQLPEVEELLFDAEEFADKYRFKKSKNTLLHIESILKETESQIDRIIKEINDLVTSEEKNSEESEEVKKLFKSLKKVLITQSHTFGAAQQKLESILYECSEGLKRFELETEAGNHLLARDIIIEQKEALAELKEKMEFIPKYLTDCQSILPQQIQELRNGYEEMLEQGYVLSHIDMEKEISSMNQSLDNLKSQLIDGELDGVHQGLEEINEMVEALYDLLEKEVYASHFVKSEIGSYGEKLNQLMDEKNETHEETAVVKQSYTLSDAEIENMRKIEKKIQQLQKQYDQMCIQLEESHVAHSVIKDELEEFNRQLEETRKQHEEFRQMLYTLRKDELEARDKIVELKRAMMDIRRSIQKSNVPGLPIRILDKMEVAQQSLVNVNHKISDVPLNMSAVHEQLNDAVSVIESLKSETEEMIEQVYLVEKVIQYGNRYRRQYQTLAQQLQEAEELFRNYEYGRSLEQAASAIEKVEPGAIERIQAIIEEEMKLKS; encoded by the coding sequence ATGGAAGTTGTAATCGGCTTAATTTTACTTTTATTTCTTACTTTTGGAACAGGGTATTATTTCAGAAGGAATATATATCGAGAAGTGGATCGATTAGAAAGATGGAAAATTGATATTATGAACAAGTCCATAATGGATGAATTTTCAAAAGTGAAAGAACTAAAAATGACAGGCCAGACGGAAGAATTCTTTGAGAAATGGAGAAAAGAGTGGGATGATATTATAACTTCCCAGCTTCCGGAAGTCGAAGAACTTCTCTTTGATGCAGAAGAATTCGCGGATAAATACCGTTTTAAGAAGTCCAAAAACACTCTTTTACATATCGAGTCGATTTTGAAGGAGACGGAGTCTCAAATTGACCGGATTATTAAAGAAATTAACGATTTAGTTACTTCAGAGGAAAAGAACAGCGAAGAAAGTGAAGAAGTAAAGAAGCTATTCAAAAGCTTAAAAAAGGTATTAATTACGCAAAGCCATACGTTTGGAGCTGCTCAGCAAAAGTTGGAGTCGATTTTGTATGAATGCTCAGAGGGATTAAAACGCTTTGAGCTAGAAACAGAAGCAGGGAATCATTTGTTGGCAAGAGACATTATCATCGAACAAAAAGAAGCGTTGGCTGAACTAAAAGAGAAGATGGAATTTATACCGAAATACTTAACGGATTGCCAGTCGATTTTACCACAACAAATCCAGGAACTACGCAATGGCTATGAAGAGATGCTAGAGCAGGGTTACGTCTTGTCTCATATCGATATGGAAAAAGAAATTTCTTCTATGAATCAGTCGCTAGATAACTTAAAATCGCAGCTGATTGATGGGGAATTAGATGGTGTTCATCAAGGGTTAGAAGAAATCAATGAAATGGTAGAGGCTCTGTATGATTTACTAGAAAAAGAAGTGTATGCCTCACATTTCGTCAAATCCGAGATTGGTTCTTATGGTGAGAAACTAAACCAACTCATGGATGAAAAGAACGAAACACATGAAGAAACAGCAGTTGTTAAACAAAGCTATACTCTATCGGATGCTGAGATTGAAAACATGAGAAAAATCGAAAAGAAAATCCAGCAGTTACAAAAGCAATATGATCAAATGTGTATTCAATTAGAAGAGTCACATGTCGCTCATAGTGTTATTAAAGACGAATTAGAGGAATTTAATCGTCAGTTAGAAGAAACGCGAAAGCAGCATGAAGAATTTCGACAAATGCTATATACTCTTCGGAAGGATGAGCTCGAAGCGAGAGATAAAATTGTCGAGTTAAAACGTGCTATGATGGACATTAGACGTTCTATTCAGAAGAGCAATGTCCCTGGACTTCCGATTCGTATACTCGATAAAATGGAGGTCGCTCAACAATCTCTAGTCAATGTAAATCATAAAATTAGCGACGTACCACTTAATATGTCGGCAGTACATGAACAGTTAAATGATGCGGTGTCCGTAATTGAATCGTTAAAGTCGGAAACAGAGGAAATGATCGAACAAGTATACTTAGTAGAAAAAGTTATTCAGTATGGAAATCGATACCGACGACAATATCAAACACTTGCCCAACAATTACAAGAGGCGGAAGAATTGTTCCGAAACTATGAATACGGAAGATCACTTGAACAGGCAGCATCAGCGATTGAAAAGGTAGAGCCAGGAGCAATTGAACGAATTCAAGCAATCATAGAAGAAGAGATGAAATTAAAAAGCTAA